A single genomic interval of Oryza sativa Japonica Group chromosome 7, ASM3414082v1 harbors:
- the LOC4343392 gene encoding taxadiene 5-alpha hydroxylase yields MEFSLVVALIAVASSCVFVHFLARGATKKRRSPAAKKLPPGSLGLPVIGQSLGLLRAMRSNSGERWVRRRIDRYGAVSKLSLFGKPTVLVAGAAANRFVFFSGALALQQPRSVQRILGDRSILDLVGADHRRVRGALSEFLRPEMLRMYVGKIDGEARRHVAGCWSGRAAVTVMPLMKRLTFDIIASLLFGLGPGAAARDALAGDFERVMGGMWAVPVDLPFTAFRRSLRAAARARRLLAGITRERKAALERGAATRSSDLIACLLSLTDDRGGAPLLSEEEIVDTAMVALVAGHDTSSILMTFMVRHLANDPDTLAAMVQEHEEIARSKRDGEALTWEDLTRMKLTWRVAQETLRMVPPIFGNFRRALEDIELDGYVIPKGWQVFWVASVTHMDAAIFHDPDKFLPSRFDSQSSSPSTAKAAPPCSYVAFGGGPRICPGIEFARIETLVMMHHLVRKFRWKLCCKEDTFARDPMPTPLHGLPIEIEPRISP; encoded by the exons ATGGAGTTTTCTTTGGTCGTAGCATTGATCGCCGTGGCATCATCATGCGTGTTCGTCCATTTCTTGGCGCGGGGCGCCACCAAGAAACGGCGATCGCCGGCGGCCAAGAAGCTGCCGCCGGGCTCCCTCGGCCTGCCGGTGATCGGGCAgagcctcggcctcctccgcgcGATGCGCAGCAACTCCGGCGAGCGGTGGGTGCGGCGCCGGATCGACAGGTACGGCGCGGTGTCGAAGCTGTCGCTGTTCGGCAAGCCGACGGTgctggtcgccggcgccgcggcgaacCGGTTCGTCTTCTTCAGCGGCGCGCTGGCCCTGCAGCAGCCGAGGTCGGTGCAGCGGATACTGGGCGACAGGAGCATCCtggacctcgtcggcgccgaccACCGGCGCGTCCGCGGCGCGCTGTCGGAGTTCCTCCGCCCGGAGATGCTGCGGATGTACGTGGGCAAGATCGACGGCGAGGCGCGGCGCCACGTCGCGGGCTGCTGGTCCGGGCGCGCCGCCGTCACGGTGATGCCGCTGATGAAGCGGCTGACGTTCGACATCATCGCCTCCCTGCTCTTCGGCCTggggcccggcgccgccgcgcgagacgcgctcgccggcgacttCGAGCGCGTGATGGGGGGCATGTGGGCCGTGCCGGTGGACCTGCCGTTCACGGCGTTCAGGCGGAGCCTCagggccgccgcccgcgcccgccggcTGCTCGCCGGGATCACGCGGGAGAGGAAGGCCGCGCTGGAGCGCGGCGCGGCCACGCGGAGCAGCGACCTCATCGCCTGCCTGCTCAGCCTCACCGacgaccgcggcggcgcgccgctgcTGTCCGAGGAGGAGATCGTCGACACCGCCATGGtcgccctcgtcgccggccacgaCACCTCCTCCATCCTCATGACCTTCATGGTCCGCCACCTCGCCAACGACCCTGACACCCTCGCCGCCATGGTCCAAG AGCACGAGGAGATCGCGAGGAGCAagcgcgacggcgaggcgctgACATGGGAGGACCTGACGAGGATGAAGCTGACATGGCGCGTCGCGCAGGAGACGCTCCGCATGGTGCCACCCATCTTCGGCAACTTCAGGAGGGCGCTCGAGGACATCGAGCTCGACGGCTACGTCATCCCCAAAGGGTGGCAGGTGTTCTGGGTGGCGAGCGTGACGCACATGGACGCGGCCATCTTCCACGACCCGGACAAGTTCTTGCCGTCGCGCTTCGACAGCCAGTCGTCTTCTCCGtcgacggcgaaggcggcgccgccgtgctcgtACGTGGCGTTCGGCGGCGGGCCGAGGATCTGCCCCGGGATAGAGTTCGCGAGGATCGAGACGCTGGTGATGATGCACCATCTTGTCAGGAAGTTCAGGTGGAAGCTCTGCTGCAAGGAGGACACCTTCGCGAGGGACCCCATGCCGACGCCGCTGCACGGTCTGCCCATCGAAATCGAGCCGAGGATTTCTCCTTGA
- the LOC136357490 gene encoding uncharacterized protein, which yields MAQSNQFELLMKTIAENEKKREAADERTRAEYLELKKIVEAKIPEVEKKVEDLNTALISLSDKVEHLEDTVMQQARGGASRKIKNEQFSINRSTSTQFLQAVNATWEDMEDLQHRFPKALAWGQASFQYWGLVSHHLVKADEPSLKNTEDKTLPDELQGREPSQTQPRQGRSGPVRPRKKNLKYCSPEWDNEGGRVHVIDRQRRA from the exons atgGCGCAATCCAACCAGTTCGAGTTGTTGATGAAGACGATCGCGGAGAATGAGAagaagagggaggcggcggatgAGAGGACAAGGGCCGAGTACTTGGAGCTGAAGAAGATCGTGGAAGCCAAGATCccggaggtggagaagaaaGTTGAGGATCTTAACACGGCACTTATCTCGTTGAGTGACAAGGTTGAGCACCTAGAGGACACGGTGATGCAGCAGGCCAGGGGAGGTGCCTCTCGCAAGATCAAGAATGAGCAATTCAGCATCAACCGCTCGACATCGACCCAATTCTTGCAAG CTGTTAATGCCACATGGGAAGATATGGAAGATCTTCAACACCGCTTCCCGAAGGCTCTGGCTTGGGGTCAAGCCAGCTTTCAATACTGGGGGCTTGTCAGCCATCATTTGGTAAAGGCTGATGAACCCTCTCTGAAGAACACTGAAGACAAGACGTTGCCGGATGAGCTACAGGGCAGGGAGCCAAGCCAGACTCAACCGAGGCAGGGAAGATCAGGCCCAGTTCGGCCTAGGAAGAAGAACCTAAAGTATTGCAGCCCAGAATGGGACAACGAGGGAGGGCGCGTGCATGTGATCGACAGGCAGAGGCGTGCGTGA